A portion of the Cryptomeria japonica chromosome 5, Sugi_1.0, whole genome shotgun sequence genome contains these proteins:
- the LOC131875906 gene encoding uncharacterized protein LOC131875906, with product MKVEWAKPKNGWFKINFDGASKGNPSPSGVGFVTQDWEGNIIALGATKLSEGTNNGVKAQAAIEAIKMVEAMDLQKNHLEGDSQMIINAISKGEIHVWKLNKFVSIAKSILETFDDYEVCHMVHLGNELVDRLSNWALSFNDEGRSTIKVFNDLILDTTSSHMSEGINSHSSCTLPFLKCIYEMARWHLD from the coding sequence ATGAAGGTGGAGTGGGCCAAGCCAAAGAATGGGTGgtttaagattaattttgatggggcctccaagGGCAATCCGAGTCCTTCAGGGGTTGGGTTTGTCACGCAGGACTGGGAAGGAAATATAATTGCGCTTGGGGCAACCAAGCTATCGGAAGGAACAAATAATGGTGTCAAAGCTCAAGCTGCAATTGAAGCTATAAAAATGGTCGAAGCAATGGATTTGCAAAAAAATCATCTTGAGGGGGATTCTCAAATGATTATAAATGCTATCAGTAAAGGAGAAATTCATGTGTGGAAACTCAATAAATTTGTATCCATTGCCAAATCCATATTGGAAACATTTGATGATTATGAGGTATGTCACATGGTCCATTTAGGGAATGAGTTGGTGGACAGGTTGTCTAATTGGGCATTATCATTTAACGATGAAGGAAGGAGTACTATCAAGGTCTTCAATGATCTCATCCTGGATACAACGAGCTCTCACATGAGTGAAGGAATTAATTCCCATTCTAGTTGTACACTGCCATTTTTAAAGTGCATTTATGAAATGGCAAGGTGGCATTTGGATTAG